A window of the Candidatus Liberibacter solanacearum CLso-ZC1 genome harbors these coding sequences:
- a CDS encoding type II and III secretion system protein family protein — protein MKNFQKTLFMLFVIFISSSNFLLAQSKLVDAKNASTIHIGDSAIGTSKKINIGLGKVVILHLPSRVQDVLVSDPTKADVVVHSSKTVYIFGKSVGQANVILIGHDEKQLLNIDIFIERDIRNLEMTFRRFLSGSNIHVEMLSDNLVLHGEVRTIQDSQHAVELSNMFLSNERNNLYKTASGSKVINLLNIGAEDQVTLKVTIAEVRRDVLKQIGFQHTISSGGPSKGKRIDFDGSLGGQGADFAMTTILDRFTFKSVLNALERATAIRTLAEPTLTAISGQNATFRSGGTRLYRSVGANGTSTITPHDYGVVLTFTPTVLSPGRIGLRIETEVSEPVLGVSTTGEPEYRMRKADTTVELPSGGTIVLAGLLKDDIQQKRGGVPLLSKIPILGALFRSNSFSREETEIFISATPFLVKPVAMNELSRPDDNYDIENDAKAFLFNRVNKIYGPKEAAQGNGQNYKGAIGFIYK, from the coding sequence CTCTTTATGTTATTTGTAATTTTTATTTCTAGTTCGAATTTTTTATTAGCGCAATCAAAATTAGTTGATGCTAAAAACGCTTCTACTATTCATATCGGTGATTCGGCAATAGGTACAAGTAAAAAGATCAACATTGGTTTAGGTAAGGTAGTTATTTTGCATTTACCATCTAGGGTTCAGGATGTTCTTGTTTCTGATCCAACTAAAGCAGATGTTGTGGTACATTCTTCGAAAACTGTATATATTTTTGGAAAAAGTGTAGGTCAGGCGAATGTTATTCTTATCGGACATGACGAAAAGCAACTATTGAACATTGATATTTTTATTGAGCGGGATATTAGAAATCTCGAAATGACTTTCCGACGTTTTCTATCTGGTTCAAATATTCATGTTGAGATGCTATCTGATAATCTTGTATTACATGGAGAGGTACGGACTATTCAGGATTCTCAACATGCTGTTGAACTCTCAAATATGTTTCTCTCAAATGAGAGGAATAATCTGTATAAGACTGCAAGTGGTAGCAAGGTTATTAATCTATTAAATATTGGGGCTGAAGATCAGGTAACCCTTAAAGTGACTATTGCAGAAGTAAGGCGTGATGTATTAAAGCAGATAGGATTTCAGCACACTATCAGTAGTGGTGGCCCTTCAAAGGGAAAGCGAATAGATTTTGACGGTAGTTTGGGCGGTCAGGGTGCTGACTTTGCGATGACAACGATTCTTGATCGATTTACTTTTAAGAGTGTTTTGAATGCACTGGAACGAGCAACCGCTATCCGTACTCTCGCAGAGCCAACTTTAACGGCTATTTCGGGTCAAAACGCTACTTTTAGATCAGGTGGAACGCGTTTATATCGTAGCGTAGGCGCTAATGGTACAAGCACTATCACCCCTCATGATTATGGTGTCGTGCTGACTTTTACTCCAACGGTACTATCTCCAGGCCGTATTGGATTGCGTATTGAGACAGAGGTTTCTGAACCAGTGTTGGGTGTTAGTACAACGGGAGAGCCAGAATATCGTATGCGTAAAGCAGATACTACTGTTGAATTGCCTTCTGGGGGGACAATAGTCTTAGCAGGATTGTTAAAAGATGATATACAGCAAAAGAGAGGGGGAGTTCCTTTATTGTCGAAAATTCCAATTTTAGGGGCTTTGTTTAGGAGTAATAGCTTTAGTAGGGAAGAAACGGAAATTTTTATTTCGGCTACTCCTTTTCTTGTGAAGCCTGTTGCAATGAATGAGTTGAGTCGTCCAGATGATAATTATGATATTGAAAATGATGCAAAGGCGTTTTTGTTTAATCGGGTGAATAAAATTTATGGACCCAAGGAAGCGGCACAAGGAAATGGGCAGAATTATAAAGGCGCAATTGGATTTATTTACAAATGA
- a CDS encoding AAA family ATPase → MSIEYKGSGSDVLNKHGDGSLPSISAHAFCVTDSLYSVIEKSKIDRRMNRVNMRITKGSITEAIDVFADSATPNLLIIQTTVDSRKILSSLEPLAEVCDSTTKVIVIGETNDVLLYRELIASGISEYLIEPLSVSDIIKAISNIFVEKNKEDSFGSSIAFIGSRGGVGSSTIAHNCAFSIASVLATDTILADLDLPYGTANINFDQDPIYGILDLISSSGKIDEGLVDKIMVRYVENLSILTAPAILDCTYDFDEKDILPVIELLKRIAPLTILDLPHIWNRWNRQILTLSDKVVITTSLDLVSLRNTKNLIDFLTKNRPNDKPPYLVINQVGMPKKPEISIDDFCAPLGIDPSVIIPFDAFVFGISANSGKMIREMNPQSSVSNLLVDFSNILLDRITIVKPKNAIYDKIKTFLKIK, encoded by the coding sequence ATGAGTATTGAGTATAAAGGTAGTGGCTCAGATGTTCTTAATAAGCATGGTGATGGTTCTTTGCCAAGCATATCTGCGCATGCTTTTTGTGTGACTGATTCCCTGTATTCTGTAATAGAAAAATCTAAGATTGATCGTCGGATGAATCGTGTTAATATGCGAATTACTAAAGGATCAATTACAGAGGCTATTGATGTATTTGCTGATTCTGCTACTCCTAACCTTCTTATTATTCAAACTACAGTTGATTCTAGAAAAATCCTTTCTTCTTTAGAGCCTTTGGCTGAAGTTTGTGATTCTACTACAAAGGTTATTGTGATAGGAGAGACCAATGATGTATTGCTTTATCGAGAGTTAATTGCTAGCGGCATATCTGAATACTTGATTGAACCTTTGTCTGTTTCTGATATCATTAAAGCGATTAGTAATATTTTTGTTGAGAAAAACAAAGAGGATTCGTTTGGTAGTTCTATAGCTTTTATAGGATCTAGAGGAGGGGTCGGATCTTCAACTATAGCGCATAATTGTGCGTTTAGCATTGCTTCTGTTTTGGCAACAGATACCATTTTAGCAGATTTAGATCTTCCGTATGGAACAGCTAATATTAATTTTGACCAAGATCCAATATATGGTATTTTAGATCTTATTTCCTCTTCAGGTAAAATTGATGAGGGATTAGTTGATAAGATTATGGTGCGTTATGTCGAGAATCTATCAATTTTGACGGCTCCGGCAATTTTGGATTGTACTTATGATTTTGATGAAAAAGATATTCTTCCAGTAATTGAGTTGTTGAAACGGATAGCTCCCTTAACGATTCTTGATTTACCCCATATTTGGAATAGATGGAATCGTCAGATTCTTACTTTAAGTGATAAAGTTGTCATCACTACTTCTCTTGATCTTGTCAGTTTGCGTAATACTAAAAATTTAATCGATTTTTTAACAAAAAATAGACCAAATGATAAACCTCCTTATTTGGTTATTAATCAGGTTGGAATGCCTAAAAAACCTGAAATTTCTATTGATGATTTTTGTGCTCCATTAGGGATAGATCCTTCTGTTATCATTCCTTTTGATGCTTTTGTTTTTGGTATATCTGCAAATTCTGGTAAGATGATTCGTGAGATGAATCCTCAATCTTCTGTTTCAAATTTATTAGTAGATTTTTCGAATATTCTTCTTGATCGTATAACTATAGTGAAACCTAAAAATGCTATATATGACAAGATCAAGACATTTTTAAAAATAAAGTGA
- a CDS encoding CpaD family pilus assembly protein, producing the protein MLANQNDYRDRYPIVMKKVEKSLDIPLLSGRGKLPSDMYDTIKGFIDRYKQNSTSVIFILIPTPTISSHAIQDALKNIRRFIISNGIPSSSLSERSYDADYELDIDTIRLSYFASRPSAGKCGFWPEDILGSSLENSNWSNYGCSYQNNLAAQIVNPMDLFAPRSMTPPDAVHRDRSIHRYQEGGKK; encoded by the coding sequence GTGTTGGCTAACCAAAATGACTATCGTGATAGATATCCAATTGTGATGAAAAAGGTAGAGAAAAGCCTAGATATACCATTACTGTCTGGAAGAGGGAAATTACCATCTGATATGTATGATACGATAAAAGGATTTATAGATAGATATAAGCAAAATAGTACAAGTGTTATTTTTATTCTCATTCCAACTCCGACAATTTCTTCTCATGCTATTCAAGATGCTTTAAAAAATATCCGTCGGTTCATCATTTCCAATGGAATTCCATCTTCATCTCTCTCGGAGAGAAGTTATGATGCCGATTATGAATTGGATATTGATACTATTCGACTGAGTTATTTTGCAAGTAGGCCTTCTGCTGGGAAATGTGGTTTTTGGCCGGAAGATATTCTGGGATCTTCCTTAGAAAATAGTAATTGGAGTAATTATGGATGTTCATATCAGAATAATTTGGCAGCACAAATAGTAAATCCTATGGATTTATTCGCTCCACGTTCAATGACTCCTCCCGATGCGGTTCATCGTGATCGATCTATTCATCGGTATCAAGAGGGGGGTAAGAAGTAG